Genomic segment of Mycolicibacterium psychrotolerans:
AAGACCTCGTGGTAGAGCAGCGAGTGGACGCGCTCGACCTGGGGAATGTCGTGGAACTCGAGGGGGTCCTGCGAGGCGGATTCGATGATCAGCGTGCCGGTGCGCAGGATGCGGTCGAGCAGGCCGTGCCGGAACTCGACGCTGTTGATGCGTGCCAAAGGGATGTCGATGCCGGAGCGGGTGATCAGGCCGTGCCGGAACATGACGCGGCGGTCGGTGATGACGAAGTGGGTGGTCCACCAGTTGAGGAACGGCCAGACCGAGAGCCAGCCGATGAGGATGAGCCAGACGGCGGCGATGACGAGGAAGACGATGTTCTTCGCGGACGGTTGCCACGCAAGAGTGTTGACGTAGCCGGCAAGGAATGCG
This window contains:
- a CDS encoding PH domain-containing protein codes for the protein MGYPENVLAQDEHVVLHRHPHWGRLTVPALVLIVATAAAAFLAGYVNTLAWQPSAKNIVFLVIAAVWLILIGWLSVWPFLNWWTTHFVITDRRVMFRHGLITRSGIDIPLARINSVEFRHGLLDRILRTGTLIIESASQDPLEFHDIPQVERVHSLLYHEVFDTLGSEESPS